A genome region from Chthonomonas sp. includes the following:
- the tsf gene encoding translation elongation factor Ts — MAISAQDVKKLRDLTGAPMGECKAALEEANGDFEAAQNILREKGQAAAAKRAGRSTSEGAALIALSGDSSKAAGLILESETDFVANNDNFKELSSKLVNGLLTADLGSDPMAATIDGTSVAKLVEEGVALMRENIQLKKAIQVEGEFVGGYTHHDRKSSALVVFAGKHDKAAEIAKNIGMQVVSLRPSFLTKEEIPAEVIDKEYELQKRRAIEEGKPENIAENIAKGRINKEFFQEAVLLEQPYFIDSKRTVAQYVKDESGGALEIKSFVRLAVGESSDESGE, encoded by the coding sequence ATGGCAATTAGTGCGCAGGATGTAAAGAAGCTCCGCGATCTCACCGGAGCCCCGATGGGCGAATGTAAGGCGGCCCTTGAGGAAGCCAACGGCGACTTCGAAGCAGCGCAAAACATTCTCCGCGAAAAGGGTCAAGCCGCCGCCGCCAAGCGCGCCGGTCGCAGCACCAGCGAAGGCGCTGCCCTCATCGCGCTCTCAGGCGATTCGAGCAAGGCCGCGGGCCTGATTCTGGAATCAGAAACCGACTTCGTCGCGAACAACGATAACTTCAAGGAGCTTTCGAGCAAGCTGGTCAACGGTCTGCTCACCGCCGACCTCGGCAGCGATCCGATGGCGGCCACGATTGACGGCACCTCGGTGGCCAAGCTGGTGGAAGAAGGCGTTGCCCTGATGCGCGAAAACATCCAGCTCAAGAAGGCGATTCAAGTCGAAGGCGAATTCGTGGGCGGATACACCCACCACGACCGCAAGTCCTCGGCGCTCGTCGTCTTTGCGGGCAAGCACGACAAGGCCGCTGAAATCGCCAAGAACATCGGCATGCAAGTGGTTTCGCTCCGACCGAGCTTCCTGACCAAGGAAGAAATCCCGGCCGAAGTGATCGACAAGGAATACGAACTGCAAAAGCGACGCGCGATTGAAGAAGGCAAGCCGGAAAACATTGCCGAAAACATCGCCAAGGGCCGCATCAACAAGGAGTTCTTCCAAGAGGCCGTGCTGTTGGAGCAACCTTACTTCATCGATAGCAAGCGAACCGTGGCCCAATACGTCAAGGACGAATCGGGTGGCGCGCTGGAAATCAAGAGCTTTGTTCGACTCGCCGTTGGCGAATCGAGCGACGAATCGGGCGAGTAA
- a CDS encoding Gfo/Idh/MocA family oxidoreductase, whose protein sequence is MLATEGVFAGEVRSAAKIKVGLIGCGGRGSGAARDCMAADKDFELYAVGDLFEDRLNQGMGWMGDIPAAQMNVGNRKFTGFDAYKQVIDSGVDVIILTTPPGFRPRHFSAAIEAGKHVFMEKPVAVDPTGIRMVMAAAEMAKKKNLTVVAGTQRRHDVAYNQCISRIKKGEIGEVVAMNCYWNQGGLWKVDRAANMSDTEWMIRNWLYFTMLSGDHIAEQHIHNIDVCNWVMGEHPVSAMSLAGRQVRTGGDYGHVFDHFATEFVYANGVKMISMCRQIDGCDGRVSEHIVGSKGISNANTSIKAGKKAWRFEGDRPNPYVLEHVRLAKSIKADEGFNEGKQVAESTLTAIMGRMAGYSGKLITWDDAMKSDLKLMPDDMGFGSMPMPAVAIPGR, encoded by the coding sequence ATGTTGGCCACTGAGGGTGTTTTCGCGGGCGAAGTTCGCTCCGCCGCTAAGATCAAGGTCGGCCTCATTGGCTGCGGCGGACGGGGCAGCGGCGCGGCTCGCGACTGTATGGCCGCGGACAAGGATTTTGAACTCTACGCCGTGGGTGACCTGTTTGAGGATCGCCTGAACCAAGGCATGGGCTGGATGGGCGACATTCCCGCCGCGCAGATGAACGTCGGCAACCGAAAGTTCACCGGCTTTGATGCCTACAAGCAAGTCATTGATAGCGGCGTGGACGTGATTATTCTCACGACGCCTCCGGGCTTCCGCCCGCGCCACTTCAGCGCCGCTATTGAGGCCGGTAAGCATGTGTTCATGGAAAAGCCGGTCGCCGTGGACCCCACCGGGATTCGCATGGTGATGGCCGCCGCCGAAATGGCGAAGAAGAAGAATCTGACTGTCGTCGCCGGCACTCAGCGCCGCCACGACGTAGCTTACAACCAGTGCATCAGCCGCATCAAGAAGGGCGAAATCGGCGAGGTTGTCGCGATGAACTGCTACTGGAACCAGGGCGGTCTGTGGAAGGTGGATCGGGCGGCCAACATGTCCGACACCGAATGGATGATCCGCAATTGGCTGTATTTCACCATGCTCAGTGGCGACCATATCGCCGAGCAGCACATCCACAACATCGACGTGTGCAACTGGGTCATGGGCGAACACCCGGTGAGCGCGATGTCGCTCGCCGGTCGCCAGGTTCGTACCGGTGGCGACTACGGCCACGTGTTCGACCACTTCGCCACCGAGTTTGTCTATGCCAACGGCGTGAAGATGATCTCCATGTGCCGCCAAATTGATGGCTGCGATGGCCGCGTGAGCGAGCACATCGTCGGCTCGAAGGGCATCAGCAACGCCAACACCAGCATCAAGGCGGGCAAGAAGGCGTGGCGCTTCGAGGGCGATCGCCCCAACCCCTATGTGCTGGAGCACGTGCGACTGGCGAAGTCCATCAAGGCGGACGAGGGCTTTAACGAGGGCAAGCAGGTTGCCGAGAGTACGCTCACCGCGATCATGGGCCGCATGGCGGGCTATTCGGGCAAGCTGATTACGTGGGACGACGCGATGAAGTCGGACCTCAAGCTCATGCCCGACGACATGGGCTTTGGCAGCATGCCGATGCCCGCGGTCGCGATTCCGGGCCGCTAA
- a CDS encoding twin-arginine translocase TatA/TatE family subunit translates to MSSFLALGFGTQELLIIVVLVLIFFGGRKIPELMRGVGKGVGELKKGLDEGKRDLDRAMNDDSREADQDEIRPSKS, encoded by the coding sequence ATGTCCTCCTTCCTCGCCCTTGGCTTCGGCACTCAAGAACTGCTGATCATTGTCGTACTCGTGCTGATCTTCTTTGGCGGACGCAAAATTCCCGAACTGATGCGCGGCGTCGGCAAGGGCGTAGGCGAACTGAAAAAGGGCCTCGACGAAGGCAAGCGTGACCTGGATCGCGCGATGAACGACGACAGCCGCGAAGCGGATCAGGATGAAATTCGACCCTCAAAGTCGTGA
- the ccsA gene encoding cytochrome c biogenesis protein CcsA has protein sequence MDQHLLEQLPKPPQWGMLVGSAGTWLIFLAIAAFFLVAVGAFLRREKLVQRSFVVGSSSLLLAFVALGVLMVGGQYQYRYVWAHTDNHIDLGYRIAAIWSGQEGSFLLWAVASAIFGLIVAPRTQHYRTAFTVAFSVFLLALAGILAFESPFKIQLIEGHLLMPPDGNGLTPSLINYWVKIHPPTIFLGFGSLTVLYSFAMAALVTRDFTNWVKIARPWIILCSTLLGIGLAMGGFWAYETLGWGGFWAWDPVENTSFVPWVWSLALLHGVFVQQTKNKWHGMNLVLAGTAFLSFVYGTFLTRSGYLGDTSVHSFAQMERHALQILIGVLVLSALAFVGLYLARRKSIPVAEPAEKGLTLERSYGWAAWLFLALGAAAAIGMSVPLITLITQGKQATVNEEVYNQVTTWMFIPMVLAMAIAPYLRWRPTSMKEVFDRVTYPLTASLVVVSLLIYWLKTLPAEFRVPAGALTTGLGKLGVPTLYWVFFLAWLCLFGICANIARIAQSVRRSPAGIGSFISHVGVITAMLGLVVSRGLQVKEQFTLQGDKPTQALGYSIRMAGRTADFYTRENKIKLELTDAKGRVTKATPTLYYVPAKGDQTEDQSVVRPAIEFRGLYDVYVNLGKMVFEVGDPVDLKKGQTMVVEESGYEVHYEKFRRDGEAGQTGTKFFADLLVKNPEGKVLRVSPGMQVTGEGPNFILADAGPYKIAMRRMEASDQSVTLELFYTDPVYPAEIYFKPLPILVWVGAGIMTIGGFWAAWYRRKSHVPAGAGTPDAPVASDRGSEDTQNNATIPVA, from the coding sequence TCGCGATTGCGGCCTTCTTTCTGGTTGCCGTTGGCGCGTTCCTCCGCCGCGAAAAGCTCGTCCAACGCTCGTTTGTGGTCGGCTCCAGCAGTTTGTTGCTGGCGTTTGTGGCTCTCGGCGTGCTTATGGTGGGCGGCCAATATCAGTACCGCTACGTGTGGGCCCACACCGACAACCACATTGACCTTGGGTATCGCATCGCCGCCATTTGGAGTGGCCAAGAAGGCAGTTTCCTCCTCTGGGCGGTGGCCAGCGCCATTTTCGGGCTGATCGTCGCGCCGCGAACGCAGCACTACCGCACGGCGTTCACGGTGGCATTCAGCGTGTTTCTGCTGGCGTTGGCTGGCATCCTCGCGTTCGAATCGCCGTTCAAAATTCAACTGATCGAAGGGCACCTGCTCATGCCGCCCGACGGCAACGGGCTCACACCGTCGCTCATCAACTACTGGGTCAAGATTCACCCGCCCACGATTTTTCTTGGGTTCGGGTCGCTCACCGTTCTGTACAGTTTTGCGATGGCCGCGCTGGTCACCCGCGACTTCACCAACTGGGTAAAGATCGCCCGCCCCTGGATCATTCTTTGCAGCACACTGCTGGGCATTGGCCTCGCGATGGGTGGATTTTGGGCCTACGAAACGCTAGGCTGGGGCGGATTCTGGGCGTGGGACCCGGTGGAGAACACCAGCTTCGTCCCGTGGGTATGGAGCCTCGCGCTGCTTCATGGCGTGTTTGTGCAGCAGACCAAAAACAAGTGGCACGGCATGAACCTGGTGCTCGCCGGAACCGCATTCTTGAGCTTTGTCTACGGCACGTTCCTCACCCGAAGCGGATACCTCGGCGACACCAGCGTGCACAGCTTCGCCCAAATGGAGCGCCACGCGCTGCAGATTCTCATCGGCGTGCTTGTACTTTCGGCGCTGGCGTTCGTCGGTCTCTACCTCGCGCGGCGCAAAAGTATTCCGGTCGCCGAGCCCGCCGAAAAGGGTCTCACCTTGGAGCGAAGCTACGGCTGGGCGGCGTGGCTCTTCCTTGCTTTGGGCGCCGCTGCCGCCATCGGCATGAGCGTGCCGCTCATCACGCTCATTACCCAAGGCAAGCAGGCCACGGTCAACGAGGAGGTCTACAACCAGGTCACGACCTGGATGTTCATCCCGATGGTTCTGGCCATGGCCATTGCGCCCTACCTCCGATGGCGACCAACCTCGATGAAGGAAGTGTTCGACCGCGTGACCTACCCGCTCACCGCCTCGCTGGTCGTGGTGTCGTTACTGATCTACTGGCTCAAAACTCTGCCCGCTGAGTTCCGCGTCCCCGCTGGCGCACTCACCACCGGGCTCGGCAAGCTCGGCGTGCCGACGCTGTACTGGGTGTTTTTCCTCGCGTGGCTTTGCTTGTTCGGCATCTGCGCGAACATTGCTCGCATTGCCCAATCGGTGCGCCGGTCCCCGGCTGGAATCGGCAGCTTCATCTCCCACGTGGGCGTAATCACTGCCATGCTTGGCTTGGTCGTGAGCCGAGGGTTGCAGGTCAAGGAGCAGTTCACGCTGCAAGGCGACAAACCCACCCAAGCGCTCGGCTACTCGATTCGAATGGCCGGACGCACGGCCGACTTTTACACCCGCGAAAACAAGATTAAGCTGGAACTCACCGATGCCAAGGGCCGCGTGACCAAGGCCACGCCGACCCTCTACTACGTGCCCGCGAAGGGCGATCAAACCGAAGATCAGTCGGTTGTCCGACCGGCGATCGAGTTCCGTGGGCTCTACGATGTGTACGTCAACCTCGGCAAGATGGTCTTTGAAGTCGGCGACCCCGTGGACCTCAAGAAGGGCCAAACGATGGTCGTCGAGGAGTCGGGCTACGAGGTTCACTACGAGAAGTTTCGGCGTGACGGCGAGGCCGGGCAGACCGGCACCAAGTTCTTCGCAGACCTCTTGGTGAAGAACCCCGAGGGCAAGGTGCTGCGCGTGAGTCCTGGCATGCAGGTCACCGGCGAAGGGCCGAACTTCATTCTCGCCGACGCCGGGCCGTACAAAATCGCGATGCGCCGGATGGAAGCCTCCGACCAAAGCGTGACCTTGGAGCTGTTCTATACAGATCCGGTGTATCCCGCCGAGATTTACTTTAAGCCGTTGCCGATTCTGGTTTGGGTGGGCGCGGGTATCATGACGATCGGCGGATTTTGGGCTGCGTGGTACCGCAGAAAGTCCCATGTTCCCGCCGGAGCCGGAACGCCCGATGCGCCCGTCGCGTCGGACAGAGGGTCGGAAGACACACAGAACAATGCGACTATCCCAGTTGCTTAA
- a CDS encoding EVE domain-containing protein → MAYWLLKSEPDTYGIDDLARDGTNMWEGCRNWTVRGFLKDQMKPGDLGFFYHSNIAPIGVIGIMEVVSEGYPDPTQFDPKSDYYDPKATPEKPRWTAIDVKFIRKFDRCVTLQEMKDNPSLEGMLVVRKGQRLSIMPVEEHHWKEVLRMAGA, encoded by the coding sequence ATGGCCTACTGGCTGCTCAAAAGCGAACCCGACACCTACGGCATTGATGACCTCGCCCGCGACGGCACCAACATGTGGGAGGGTTGCCGCAACTGGACCGTGCGCGGCTTTTTGAAGGATCAGATGAAGCCCGGCGATCTTGGGTTTTTCTACCACAGCAACATCGCTCCCATCGGTGTCATCGGCATCATGGAGGTGGTGAGCGAAGGCTATCCCGACCCCACCCAATTCGACCCGAAGAGCGATTACTACGACCCCAAAGCCACGCCCGAGAAGCCGCGTTGGACGGCGATCGACGTGAAGTTCATCCGCAAGTTTGACCGCTGCGTGACTTTGCAGGAGATGAAGGACAACCCCTCCCTCGAAGGCATGCTCGTGGTGCGCAAAGGTCAGCGCCTCAGCATCATGCCCGTCGAGGAGCATCACTGGAAGGAAGTTTTGCGAATGGCTGGTGCCTAG
- a CDS encoding orotate phosphoribosyltransferase: MDLGKLLEESGAILRGHFLLTSGRHSDTYFEKFRVLEQPKVLSALCTEIAEAHRHERIDFVAGPTTGGIIIAFEVARQLGCDAVYVESEDGRKTLRRGKTLPAGAKVLVVDDVLTTGRSVFEVLDVIREFGADPIGVAVLIDRAETPPNFGVPAFAAYTVQAQSYAPENVPASLAAIPISKPGTRVGV; encoded by the coding sequence ATGGACTTGGGCAAGCTTCTCGAAGAAAGCGGCGCGATCCTTCGGGGGCACTTCCTGCTCACCTCGGGACGCCACTCCGACACCTATTTTGAGAAGTTCCGGGTCTTGGAACAGCCCAAGGTCCTCAGCGCCTTGTGCACCGAAATCGCCGAGGCGCATCGTCACGAGCGCATTGACTTCGTGGCCGGGCCGACGACCGGCGGCATCATCATCGCCTTTGAAGTCGCGCGCCAACTCGGTTGCGACGCGGTGTACGTCGAGAGCGAAGATGGCCGCAAGACTCTCCGCCGCGGCAAGACTCTACCGGCCGGCGCAAAGGTGCTGGTAGTGGACGACGTGCTTACCACCGGTCGCAGCGTGTTCGAAGTTCTCGACGTGATTCGCGAATTCGGCGCGGACCCCATCGGCGTGGCCGTACTCATTGATCGGGCCGAAACGCCGCCCAACTTTGGCGTGCCGGCGTTCGCGGCGTACACCGTGCAGGCACAATCATACGCGCCCGAGAATGTTCCGGCGAGTCTCGCAGCAATTCCGATTTCCAAGCCAGGCACGCGGGTTGGCGTATGA
- a CDS encoding aspartate 1-decarboxylase — translation MRLSQLLKAKIHHGHVTYANPDYVGSIEVDHELMAKIGLQDGELVKVWAVDHTARIETYIFGGPRNVIGLNGGAAHFFKAGDRIIIAAFDLSDEPITPKMVLLNEHNEIVRDMTPYSIVG, via the coding sequence ATGCGACTATCCCAGTTGCTTAAGGCAAAAATTCACCACGGTCACGTCACCTATGCCAACCCCGATTACGTGGGCAGCATTGAGGTGGACCACGAGCTCATGGCCAAGATCGGCCTGCAAGATGGCGAACTCGTCAAGGTCTGGGCCGTGGATCACACCGCTCGGATCGAAACCTACATCTTTGGCGGTCCGCGCAACGTCATCGGCCTCAACGGCGGGGCGGCTCACTTTTTCAAGGCGGGCGACCGCATTATCATTGCTGCGTTCGATCTGAGCGACGAACCGATCACGCCCAAAATGGTGCTGCTCAACGAGCACAATGAGATCGTCCGCGACATGACCCCCTACTCCATTGTTGGCTGA
- a CDS encoding zinc metalloprotease, which yields MKLIQTFGLSLAALGGGIALISCGGQGASTTDTRENLAEIEVLEAKNIRCATPDPSERVKSAVETDLKASLSSRAVGGTITVYWHVIYNGSAGNVSTTWINNQMNVLNNAYGGSTGGVNTRFTFVNGGVDRTNNASWYTMAYGSTAERNAKNALRRGTADDLNIYVANIGGGLLGWATFPWEYAGNPKMDGVVILNQSMPGGSAAPYNLGDTGTHEVGHWMGLYHTFQGGCSQTGGDYVTDTNAERSAAYGCPSGRNTCSGANYPGNDPIENFMDYTDDSCMYKFTTGQSNRMDSAWSAYRSGR from the coding sequence ATGAAGTTGATTCAAACTTTTGGGTTATCACTCGCCGCTTTGGGAGGCGGCATCGCACTTATCAGTTGTGGCGGCCAAGGCGCTTCCACCACCGATACCCGCGAGAATCTTGCAGAAATTGAAGTCTTGGAAGCCAAGAACATTCGCTGCGCTACGCCGGATCCGTCCGAGCGAGTCAAGAGCGCGGTCGAAACCGACCTCAAGGCATCGCTTTCGTCGCGAGCCGTCGGCGGAACCATTACTGTTTACTGGCACGTGATCTACAACGGCTCGGCCGGCAACGTTTCCACTACCTGGATCAACAACCAGATGAACGTGCTGAACAACGCCTACGGCGGATCCACCGGCGGTGTCAACACGCGCTTCACTTTTGTCAACGGTGGCGTTGACCGCACCAACAACGCGAGTTGGTACACCATGGCCTACGGCTCGACCGCCGAAAGGAACGCCAAGAACGCTCTGCGACGAGGCACAGCGGACGACCTGAACATTTACGTGGCCAACATTGGCGGCGGCCTCTTGGGCTGGGCAACCTTCCCGTGGGAGTACGCCGGTAACCCGAAGATGGATGGGGTTGTGATTCTCAACCAATCCATGCCCGGCGGCAGCGCGGCACCCTATAACTTGGGCGACACCGGCACGCACGAAGTCGGCCACTGGATGGGCTTGTATCACACCTTCCAAGGCGGTTGCAGCCAAACCGGCGGCGACTACGTGACCGATACCAACGCCGAGCGATCGGCCGCGTACGGCTGTCCTTCCGGACGCAACACGTGTAGCGGGGCAAACTATCCTGGCAACGACCCGATTGAGAACTTTATGGACTACACGGATGATTCGTGTATGTACAAGTTCACGACCGGCCAATCGAACCGCATGGATAGCGCTTGGTCGGCCTATCGCAGCGGACGCTAA
- a CDS encoding Nif3-like dinuclear metal center hexameric protein: MITVQHLLEALEQIAPMRFAISSFDNVGLLVGDPQTEVKGVLTTLDLSMASIQAARDHGCNVIVAHHPVIFDPMRRVTTGDYQQRRVREAIRHDITIIACHTNWDAAPGGVNDALADALGLQNRRAFGYGESQRQLKVVTMVPTAKADHLIDALAAAGAGHIGNYDRCAFSVEGRGTFRGNEHSNPAVGEPNRIETVGETRIEMIVAPARQRAVERALLREHPYEEPAYEFVVLADRVEMPMGRVGDLAQPRLASDLLRAHAHLFPTIRAYGIDRPITRVAVVGGAADGDWGNAKLMGAELYITGEVKQHVALEASESGMIIAECGHFWTEHPAMVILADRLREHFADLFLEVFLPPAGEAGRPMDLA, encoded by the coding sequence ATGATCACGGTCCAGCATCTGCTTGAGGCACTGGAGCAAATTGCGCCGATGCGCTTTGCGATTTCGAGCTTCGACAACGTGGGGCTGCTCGTGGGCGATCCGCAGACCGAGGTCAAGGGCGTCCTGACCACGCTCGATCTGAGCATGGCGAGCATTCAGGCTGCGCGCGACCACGGCTGCAACGTCATCGTGGCGCACCATCCCGTCATCTTCGACCCCATGCGGCGCGTGACCACCGGCGACTATCAACAGCGCCGCGTGCGCGAGGCGATTCGGCACGACATCACGATCATCGCCTGCCACACGAATTGGGACGCCGCCCCCGGCGGCGTGAACGACGCCTTAGCCGACGCGCTCGGGTTGCAGAATCGCCGGGCTTTTGGCTATGGCGAATCGCAACGCCAACTCAAAGTCGTCACGATGGTCCCGACCGCCAAGGCGGATCATCTCATTGACGCGCTCGCCGCCGCCGGCGCGGGACACATCGGCAATTACGATCGTTGCGCTTTTTCCGTCGAGGGTCGCGGCACGTTTCGCGGCAACGAGCACAGCAACCCGGCGGTCGGCGAGCCAAACCGAATTGAGACCGTCGGCGAAACGCGCATCGAAATGATCGTGGCTCCCGCTCGACAGCGCGCCGTGGAACGCGCGTTGCTTCGCGAGCATCCCTACGAGGAGCCTGCCTACGAGTTTGTCGTGCTCGCCGACCGCGTCGAGATGCCGATGGGCCGCGTGGGCGATCTCGCCCAGCCGCGCCTCGCCAGCGATCTTCTGCGCGCTCACGCGCACCTCTTCCCCACCATTCGCGCCTATGGCATTGACCGCCCGATCACGCGCGTCGCGGTGGTGGGCGGCGCCGCGGATGGTGATTGGGGCAACGCGAAGTTGATGGGCGCCGAGCTCTATATCACTGGTGAGGTCAAGCAACACGTGGCGCTTGAGGCCAGCGAGTCCGGCATGATCATCGCCGAGTGCGGCCACTTTTGGACCGAGCATCCGGCCATGGTGATTCTCGCCGACCGGCTCCGCGAGCATTTTGCCGACCTCTTTCTGGAGGTCTTTCTGCCGCCTGCGGGTGAAGCTGGAAGGCCGATGGACCTCGCCTAA
- a CDS encoding L-seryl-tRNA(Sec) selenium transferase gives MISKPRPPSVDRLLRLEGLECFSFAVRRQAARTVQAALRRQTGDPAELMRAECAKLMGSGVATVINATGVVLHTGLGRARVSEEAAAAMARVAAEHAAVEFDLATGERGDRQSLVRDQLCQLTGAEDALVVNNCAGATLLTLAALAVGREVILSRGQMVEIGGEFRMPDVIRASGCQLVEVGCTNRTHLRDYQQALSESTGAILRCHPSNYWIGGFTSEVPLSEMASLGVPVIDDMGSGNVVDTQRHGLPAERTMRHSLEQGAALVLASGDKLLGGPQAGIIAGRADLIATIRRHPLARALRIDKVALAGLRVTLDQHLRGELAVIPTWAAILASPQDIKRRCQAVARGLPQVEVMATESEIGGGSFPGMKLPSFAVVAPGELLPPLRMWRTSVIGRMERGKVLLDLRTCTDAEAKVVRQALGELLAKQ, from the coding sequence ATGATCTCGAAGCCGCGACCGCCCAGCGTCGATAGGTTGTTACGATTGGAGGGCCTGGAATGTTTCAGCTTTGCCGTTCGGCGTCAGGCGGCCCGCACGGTGCAGGCGGCCTTGCGCCGCCAAACCGGCGACCCGGCGGAGCTGATGCGCGCCGAATGCGCCAAGCTGATGGGCTCGGGCGTGGCGACGGTGATCAACGCGACCGGCGTGGTGTTGCACACCGGGCTGGGGCGAGCGCGAGTCTCCGAAGAGGCCGCCGCCGCGATGGCCCGGGTAGCCGCCGAGCATGCCGCCGTGGAGTTTGATCTGGCTACTGGCGAGCGCGGTGATCGCCAGTCGCTCGTGCGTGACCAGCTTTGCCAGCTAACCGGCGCCGAGGATGCGCTCGTGGTGAACAACTGCGCGGGGGCGACTTTGCTCACCCTCGCCGCGCTTGCCGTGGGGCGGGAGGTCATCCTCTCGCGCGGGCAGATGGTCGAGATCGGCGGCGAGTTCCGCATGCCCGACGTGATCCGCGCCAGCGGTTGCCAGTTGGTCGAAGTGGGGTGCACCAATCGCACGCACCTGCGCGACTACCAGCAAGCGCTCAGCGAGAGCACCGGCGCGATCTTGCGGTGCCACCCCAGCAACTATTGGATCGGCGGATTTACATCCGAGGTGCCGCTCAGCGAAATGGCGAGTCTCGGCGTGCCCGTAATTGACGACATGGGCTCGGGCAACGTGGTGGATACGCAGCGGCACGGATTGCCCGCTGAACGCACGATGCGCCACAGTTTGGAGCAAGGCGCGGCCCTGGTTTTGGCCAGCGGCGACAAGCTTCTGGGCGGCCCACAGGCGGGCATCATCGCCGGACGCGCGGATCTCATCGCCACGATTCGTCGGCACCCGCTGGCGCGGGCTCTGCGGATTGACAAGGTTGCGCTGGCCGGCTTGCGGGTAACGCTTGACCAGCATCTGCGCGGGGAACTCGCGGTGATTCCGACTTGGGCGGCGATTCTCGCTTCGCCCCAAGACATCAAGCGTCGCTGCCAAGCGGTCGCGCGTGGCCTCCCGCAGGTCGAGGTGATGGCCACTGAATCCGAGATCGGCGGCGGATCATTCCCCGGCATGAAGTTGCCTTCGTTCGCCGTCGTCGCGCCGGGTGAACTGCTGCCGCCGCTCAGGATGTGGAGAACTTCGGTGATCGGGCGGATGGAGCGGGGTAAGGTACTTTTGGACCTGCGAACTTGTACCGATGCCGAGGCAAAGGTCGTGCGGCAGGCCCTAGGGGAACTCCTGGCAAAGCAATGA
- a CDS encoding SUMF1/EgtB/PvdO family nonheme iron enzyme: protein MILAALCLSLAPGQAAEWTCPIPGQSPVIRMRTLPALGKDRPIAMSVTEIPHEVLDIWALRLDEEQLGEEAKVISRPSKPYAVIFTGFGHDGFPANCISFHGALKFCDWLSKRTKRKFRLPTQTEWIFACKANEKPPKNMDDVAWHWDNAEDATHPIGKKKPNGFGLFDMYGNVGEWATKADGSPVLMGGSWRTKPKALRADYAEEYSPDWNMADPQNPKSKWWLANGQFVGLRLVCELEE from the coding sequence ATGATCCTCGCCGCTCTATGTCTTTCGCTCGCGCCCGGTCAAGCGGCGGAGTGGACGTGCCCCATTCCGGGCCAGTCTCCTGTCATCCGCATGCGGACGCTGCCTGCGCTCGGCAAGGATCGGCCGATTGCGATGAGCGTCACCGAGATTCCGCACGAAGTGCTGGACATTTGGGCCTTGCGCCTCGATGAGGAGCAACTCGGCGAAGAGGCAAAGGTCATCAGTCGGCCGAGCAAGCCGTATGCGGTTATCTTCACGGGGTTTGGCCACGACGGATTCCCGGCGAACTGCATCAGCTTTCACGGCGCGCTCAAGTTTTGCGACTGGCTGAGCAAGCGCACAAAGCGTAAGTTCCGCCTGCCCACCCAAACCGAATGGATTTTCGCGTGCAAGGCCAACGAGAAGCCGCCCAAGAACATGGACGACGTGGCCTGGCACTGGGACAATGCCGAGGACGCCACGCACCCGATCGGCAAGAAGAAGCCGAATGGGTTTGGCCTGTTCGATATGTACGGAAATGTGGGCGAGTGGGCAACCAAAGCCGATGGTTCGCCCGTCCTGATGGGTGGTTCGTGGCGAACAAAGCCGAAGGCCCTGCGCGCGGATTATGCCGAAGAGTATTCTCCCGATTGGAACATGGCCGATCCGCAAAACCCAAAGTCCAAGTGGTGGCTCGCGAACGGACAATTTGTGGGTCTGCGGCTAGTTTGTGAACTGGAGGAATAG
- a CDS encoding HD domain-containing protein: MNDSLVRRQRNQVIRDLLAELDLHGPGEGPHAYRVAVYAVTTGQRLGLDDAELLNLRYAAELHDVGKIKIDRELLGKLGELSDADFDVLRSHARRAEELLLEHEWLKPAIVLIRHHHERFDGEGYPAGLAGEMIPMGARIIAVAEAYDTIAAGSAYRCGLDEDKAIEEVRKGAGTQFDPRVVQAFLEIAPLIQPISL; encoded by the coding sequence ATGAACGACAGTTTGGTCCGACGGCAACGAAATCAAGTGATCCGCGACTTGCTCGCCGAACTCGATTTGCACGGGCCGGGCGAGGGCCCGCACGCTTACCGCGTTGCCGTTTATGCGGTGACCACCGGCCAGCGATTGGGGCTGGATGACGCCGAACTTTTGAACCTGCGCTACGCCGCGGAACTCCACGACGTCGGCAAGATCAAGATCGACCGCGAACTCCTCGGCAAACTTGGCGAACTCTCCGACGCCGACTTCGATGTGTTGCGCTCGCACGCGCGGCGCGCCGAAGAACTATTGTTGGAGCACGAGTGGCTCAAACCCGCGATCGTACTGATTCGACACCACCACGAGCGTTTCGATGGTGAGGGCTATCCCGCCGGGTTGGCCGGAGAAATGATCCCAATGGGCGCGCGCATCATCGCCGTGGCCGAGGCGTACGACACGATTGCGGCGGGCTCGGCTTACCGATGCGGGCTTGATGAGGACAAGGCGATTGAGGAAGTGCGCAAGGGCGCGGGCACGCAATTCGACCCGCGCGTGGTGCAGGCGTTCCTTGAAATTGCGCCGCTCATTCAGCCGATCTCGCTCTAG